A region from the Salidesulfovibrio onnuriiensis genome encodes:
- the fliP gene encoding flagellar type III secretion system pore protein FliP (The bacterial flagellar biogenesis protein FliP forms a type III secretion system (T3SS)-type pore required for flagellar assembly.) — translation MALAAAAGLLAFATAAFAQDPVIPKLTLNLAAGQAEPKEISTLLEILFLFTVLTMAPAIMLTMTSFTRIIIVFHFLRQAMGTQQMPPNQIIASLAIFMTFVIMWPVGSQINNLALQPYIAEEIPFDEALKRAEDPIRQFMFKHTREKDLSIFYSISKMERPKNKEEVPLMMLVAAYTISELKTGFTIGFMIYIPFLIVDMVVASILLSMGMMMLPPVMVSLPFKILLFILVDGWNLVIGSLVNTFQ, via the coding sequence ATGGCCCTTGCCGCTGCGGCAGGCCTGCTGGCGTTCGCCACGGCCGCCTTTGCGCAGGACCCGGTCATTCCCAAGCTGACGCTGAACCTGGCTGCCGGCCAGGCCGAGCCCAAGGAAATCTCCACCCTGCTGGAGATCCTGTTCCTGTTCACGGTGCTGACCATGGCCCCGGCCATCATGCTGACCATGACCTCGTTCACGCGCATCATCATCGTCTTCCACTTCCTGCGCCAGGCCATGGGCACGCAGCAGATGCCGCCCAACCAGATCATCGCCAGCCTGGCCATCTTCATGACCTTCGTAATCATGTGGCCCGTGGGCAGCCAGATCAACAACCTGGCCCTGCAGCCTTACATTGCCGAGGAAATCCCGTTCGACGAGGCCCTGAAGCGCGCCGAGGATCCCATCCGGCAATTCATGTTCAAGCATACCCGGGAAAAGGACCTCTCCATCTTCTACTCCATCTCCAAGATGGAACGGCCCAAGAACAAGGAAGAAGTGCCGCTCATGATGCTGGTGGCCGCCTATACCATCAGCGAGCTCAAGACCGGCTTCACCATCGGGTTCATGATCTACATCCCGTTCCTGATCGTGGACATGGTGGTGGCCAGCATCCTGCTCTCCATGGGCATGATGATGCTGCCGCCGGTCATGGTTTCCCTGCCGTTCAAGATATTGCTGTTCATCCTGGTGGACGGCTGGAACCTGGTCATCGGCTCGCTGGTGAACACCTTCCAGTGA
- the fliQ gene encoding flagellar biosynthesis protein FliQ: MTPEFVIGFAREAIEMTLMIALPMLAVGMVVGLTVSIFQAATQLQEMTLTIVPKIIAIFLALLIAFPWIMDKMMSYTTNLFLNLPNYIK; this comes from the coding sequence ATGACACCGGAATTCGTCATAGGATTCGCACGAGAAGCCATTGAAATGACCCTGATGATCGCCCTGCCCATGCTGGCCGTGGGCATGGTCGTGGGTCTGACCGTGAGCATCTTCCAGGCGGCGACCCAGCTGCAGGAAATGACCCTGACCATCGTACCCAAGATCATCGCCATCTTTTTGGCCCTGCTCATCGCCTTTCCCTGGATCATGGACAAGATGATGTCCTACACCACCAATCTCTTTCTCAACCTGCCCAACTACATCAAATAG
- a CDS encoding class I SAM-dependent methyltransferase translates to MPTSHPAQLNEIVTMIMMTRPASMLDVGVGFGKYGFLAREYLEIWGEEERYAQREVRIDGIEVFERYLTPVHEYVYDNIYVGDAADLLPRMDNGAYDLLVMCDVLEHFGREQGERVLEECLRVSRNVLVSVPRDVTEQGAAFGNEHERHRSSWTETDFQGEKPSFIYPNQHSIIAYMGDDALRLARMLQG, encoded by the coding sequence ATGCCCACCAGCCACCCGGCCCAGCTGAACGAGATCGTGACCATGATCATGATGACCCGGCCCGCGTCCATGCTCGACGTGGGCGTCGGGTTCGGCAAGTACGGCTTCCTGGCCCGGGAATATCTCGAGATCTGGGGGGAGGAGGAGCGCTATGCCCAGCGGGAGGTGCGCATTGACGGCATCGAGGTCTTCGAGCGGTACCTGACCCCGGTGCACGAGTACGTCTATGACAATATATATGTAGGCGACGCGGCGGATCTGCTGCCGCGCATGGATAACGGGGCCTACGACCTGCTGGTCATGTGCGATGTCCTGGAACATTTCGGCCGGGAACAGGGCGAGCGGGTGCTGGAGGAGTGCCTGCGCGTGAGCCGCAACGTGCTCGTTTCCGTTCCCCGCGACGTGACCGAGCAGGGAGCCGCCTTCGGCAACGAGCATGAGCGCCACCGCTCCTCCTGGACCGAGACTGACTTCCAGGGGGAAAAGCCTTCCTTCATCTATCCCAACCAACACTCCATCATCGCCTATATGGGCGACGACGCCCTGCGTCTGGCCCGGATGCTTCAGGGCTAG
- the rlmB gene encoding 23S rRNA (guanosine(2251)-2'-O)-methyltransferase RlmB, which translates to MKKRDDKPEEGGKTLVIGNKPVLELLEDSPSRVDFVYFKKGRHDKALDAIVDLCKKVKVPFKSLPAQSMDRMYRGNHQGVIAQAAALEYVELDRILRDAPDAPLPLIVVLDQVQDPGNVGVLARTLYALGGAGLVVGRHHGAYLGTGAVKASAGALNKMPVAKVANISRALEECVKAGYTVYGAGTGENSENAYACPLRLPAVLVLGNEEKGIRPGVAKHCDMSLAIPFARDFDSLNVAQAGAILIAQFSKGVLG; encoded by the coding sequence ATGAAAAAAAGAGACGACAAGCCCGAGGAAGGGGGCAAGACGCTGGTCATCGGCAACAAGCCCGTACTTGAATTGCTTGAGGATTCTCCTTCCCGCGTGGATTTTGTCTATTTCAAGAAGGGCCGGCACGACAAGGCCCTGGATGCGATCGTCGACCTGTGCAAGAAGGTCAAGGTGCCCTTCAAGTCCCTGCCGGCCCAGAGCATGGACCGCATGTACCGGGGCAACCACCAGGGCGTCATCGCCCAGGCAGCGGCCCTGGAATATGTGGAGCTGGACCGGATTCTCCGGGATGCGCCCGATGCGCCCCTGCCGCTCATCGTGGTGCTGGACCAGGTGCAGGACCCGGGCAACGTGGGCGTGCTGGCCCGCACCCTCTACGCCCTGGGCGGAGCCGGCCTGGTGGTGGGTCGCCACCACGGCGCCTATCTCGGCACCGGCGCGGTCAAGGCCAGCGCGGGAGCCCTGAACAAGATGCCCGTGGCCAAGGTGGCCAACATCAGCCGCGCCCTGGAGGAATGCGTCAAGGCCGGGTATACGGTCTACGGCGCGGGCACGGGCGAGAATTCCGAGAATGCATACGCCTGCCCGCTGCGGCTTCCGGCCGTGCTGGTGCTCGGCAACGAGGAAAAGGGCATCCGCCCCGGCGTGGCCAAGCACTGCGACATGTCCCTGGCCATTCCCTTTGCCCGCGATTTCGATTCCCTGAACGTGGCCCAGGCCGGAGCCATTCTCATTGCCCAGTTCTCCAAGGGCGTCCTTGGCTAG
- a CDS encoding LysM peptidoglycan-binding domain-containing protein: MDIIKSFRATALALGLLLLFAACTPKNVTTDQTAAEGEVFGPQTAEEKLDPELQADPDSDTSTLTEAEKTVLRAKFGLLFDLEPHETKEVEQYFKYFTHKARKTFTRWLKRSEPYLPYVRKTLTRYGLPQDLVLLPFTESGYNAHAYSWAGAGGMWQFMPYTGRKYGLKVDWWIDERRDPYKATEAAAVMLKELYDEFGDWYLALAAYNAGPGKIARALKYTNTNDFFDLCAKNRRLSYRARLRKETLHYVPKFIAISKIFQNLEALGFEPVRWDQEDEIIKVDVPGGTDLLALSKAGNMNWRTFHELNPAFRRQVSPPGITTTAYLPVENADKMIAYLADPSSRPYAGYIRHRVGNGDSWWRISRRYGVPIAVLKKVNNQHSNTLRPGQHVMVPGRGSSRALVASSGSEPIPTSGKYRVRRGDSWWTISRKFGTTVAKLKNVNGQYSNSLRVGQVVAIPGSRAAKASGAGANTKTRAIAQKRSNYVVKSGDNLWSISQKFHTSVNTIKRANGLSSGSLKPGMKLYIPANTGEATRTAAKQAEQTKEQLVRYQVRRGDTLSKIAKRFSVRVSDLRRWNNLNSRGTIYAGQRLKVYVR, translated from the coding sequence TTGGATATTATCAAATCTTTTCGGGCTACTGCACTAGCGCTCGGCCTTTTGCTGCTGTTCGCCGCATGTACCCCGAAAAACGTCACCACGGACCAAACCGCCGCCGAGGGCGAGGTTTTCGGTCCCCAGACGGCCGAGGAAAAGCTCGACCCCGAGCTCCAGGCCGACCCCGACTCCGACACATCCACGCTCACCGAAGCGGAAAAAACCGTGCTGCGGGCCAAGTTCGGCCTGCTTTTCGACCTGGAGCCCCACGAGACCAAGGAAGTGGAGCAGTACTTCAAGTACTTCACCCACAAGGCCCGCAAAACCTTCACCCGCTGGCTCAAGCGCTCCGAACCCTACCTGCCCTATGTGCGCAAGACCCTGACCCGCTACGGGCTGCCCCAGGACCTGGTGCTGCTGCCCTTTACCGAGTCCGGGTACAACGCCCACGCCTATTCCTGGGCCGGGGCGGGCGGCATGTGGCAGTTCATGCCCTACACGGGCCGCAAGTACGGCCTCAAGGTGGACTGGTGGATCGACGAACGCCGCGACCCCTACAAGGCCACCGAGGCGGCGGCCGTCATGCTCAAGGAACTCTACGACGAATTCGGCGACTGGTACCTGGCACTGGCCGCCTACAACGCAGGCCCCGGCAAGATAGCCCGAGCCCTCAAATACACCAACACCAACGACTTCTTCGATCTCTGTGCCAAGAACCGCAGGCTGTCCTACCGGGCCCGCCTGCGCAAGGAAACCCTGCACTACGTTCCCAAGTTCATCGCCATCTCCAAGATATTCCAGAACCTCGAGGCCCTGGGCTTCGAACCCGTGCGCTGGGACCAGGAAGACGAGATCATCAAGGTGGACGTGCCGGGCGGCACGGACCTGCTGGCCCTTTCCAAGGCTGGCAACATGAACTGGCGCACGTTCCACGAACTGAACCCGGCCTTCCGCCGTCAGGTCAGCCCTCCGGGCATCACCACCACGGCCTACCTGCCCGTGGAAAACGCGGACAAGATGATCGCCTACCTGGCGGACCCGTCCTCGCGTCCCTATGCGGGCTACATCCGGCACCGCGTGGGCAACGGCGATTCCTGGTGGCGCATTTCCCGCCGCTACGGCGTGCCCATCGCAGTGCTCAAGAAGGTCAACAACCAGCATTCCAACACGCTGCGTCCCGGCCAGCACGTCATGGTGCCGGGCCGAGGCTCCTCCAGGGCTCTGGTGGCCAGCTCAGGCTCCGAGCCCATCCCCACCTCAGGCAAGTACCGGGTGCGGCGCGGCGACTCCTGGTGGACCATTTCCCGCAAGTTCGGCACCACCGTGGCCAAGCTCAAGAACGTCAACGGCCAGTACTCCAACAGCCTGCGCGTGGGTCAGGTCGTCGCCATTCCCGGCAGCAGGGCCGCCAAGGCCAGCGGCGCGGGAGCGAACACCAAGACCCGGGCCATTGCCCAGAAGCGCTCCAACTACGTGGTCAAGAGCGGCGACAACCTGTGGTCCATCTCCCAGAAGTTCCACACCAGCGTGAACACCATCAAGCGCGCCAACGGCCTGAGCTCCGGCAGCCTCAAGCCGGGCATGAAGCTCTACATCCCCGCCAACACGGGCGAGGCCACCCGCACGGCCGCCAAGCAGGCCGAGCAGACCAAGGAACAGCTCGTGCGCTACCAGGTCCGCAGGGGCGACACGCTTTCCAAGATCGCCAAGCGCTTCAGCGTGCGCGTCAGCGACCTGCGCCGCTGGAACAACCTGAACAGCCGGGGCACCATCTACGCGGGCCAGCGCCTCAAGGTCTACGTGCGCTAG
- a CDS encoding DUF6694 family lipoprotein, protein MRILLSCILIASLLLAAGCSGGSSIDGSSPEAFATSMKKAAEELSPEQQAQFSASVALITMKIGTKAAMEGKDPMKAIGEELNGMTAEEVIELGDRMAEAKE, encoded by the coding sequence ATGCGTATTCTTCTTTCCTGTATCCTGATCGCCAGCCTGCTGCTGGCCGCCGGCTGTTCCGGCGGATCGTCCATCGACGGATCCTCTCCCGAGGCCTTCGCCACCTCCATGAAAAAGGCCGCCGAGGAACTCTCTCCCGAACAGCAGGCCCAGTTCAGCGCCTCCGTGGCCCTGATCACCATGAAGATCGGCACCAAGGCGGCCATGGAAGGCAAGGACCCCATGAAGGCCATCGGCGAGGAACTGAACGGCATGACCGCCGAAGAAGTGATCGAACTGGGAGACAGGATGGCCGAGGCCAAGGAATAG
- the aroE gene encoding shikimate dehydrogenase, which yields MTQRYGIIGWPLGHTLSPTLHNSGFKTLGIDAEYVAWPLEPLGLSDFMARFRDEEIQGLSVTIPHKRSVMKYLDEMTFRAKSVGAVNTVFWKDDLVWGENTDVNGLIDPLAKMRNVPKTALVLGAGGAARAAVVGLQELEVGEIIVCNRTRSKAEILGHDFNVRVVDWEKRHELAPGLILNTTPLGMSGELETLSPWEADFPRGCVVYDIVYNPLRTRLLAEAREKGCEIIEGIEMFLHQGLAQFRLWTGREYDAQAARRVLLEALS from the coding sequence ATGACGCAAAGATACGGAATTATCGGCTGGCCGCTGGGGCATACCCTGAGTCCGACCCTGCACAATTCCGGGTTCAAAACCCTCGGGATAGATGCGGAGTATGTTGCCTGGCCGCTGGAGCCCCTCGGGCTGTCCGATTTCATGGCCCGGTTTCGCGACGAGGAGATCCAGGGCCTGAGCGTGACCATTCCGCACAAACGCTCGGTCATGAAGTACCTGGACGAGATGACCTTCCGGGCAAAATCCGTTGGCGCGGTGAACACCGTGTTCTGGAAGGACGACTTGGTCTGGGGCGAAAACACGGATGTGAACGGGCTGATCGATCCCCTGGCGAAGATGCGAAACGTGCCGAAAACAGCACTGGTCCTCGGGGCTGGCGGGGCGGCGCGGGCCGCCGTTGTGGGCCTGCAAGAGCTGGAAGTCGGGGAAATAATCGTCTGCAACCGTACCCGCAGCAAGGCGGAAATTCTGGGCCATGACTTCAATGTCCGGGTGGTGGACTGGGAAAAACGCCACGAGCTTGCGCCCGGGCTTATCCTCAATACCACGCCCCTGGGCATGTCCGGCGAGCTGGAAACCCTTTCTCCCTGGGAGGCGGATTTCCCTCGGGGCTGCGTCGTGTACGACATCGTCTACAATCCCCTGCGCACCAGACTGCTTGCCGAGGCCCGCGAAAAGGGGTGTGAAATCATCGAGGGAATCGAGATGTTTCTGCACCAGGGGCTGGCCCAGTTCCGGCTTTGGACCGGGCGGGAGTATGACGCGCAGGCGGCCCGCCGGGTGCTGCTGGAGGCGCTTTCCTGA
- a CDS encoding enoyl-ACP reductase FabI, producing MLLEGKKALIFGVVNDRSIAYGIAKQFKEQGARLAFSYAADPIAKRLEPISEELGGEFMFKCDVTSDEDIAEGVKLVEEQWGDVDIIVHAIAYANREDLKGRFIDTSRDGYKLALDVSSFSLVALCKAYEGLLNPGGSVQTLSYYGAGKVVANYNAMGVAKAALEACVRYLAVDLGEKGVRINAISAGPVKTMAASAISGFKTILSKIEDRAPLHRNITIDDVGKCALYLASDLSSGTTGDVIFVDSGYNIMGV from the coding sequence ATGTTACTTGAAGGTAAGAAAGCACTTATATTCGGAGTGGTTAACGACCGCAGCATCGCCTACGGCATCGCCAAGCAGTTCAAGGAGCAGGGCGCGCGCCTGGCCTTCAGCTATGCGGCCGACCCCATTGCCAAGCGCCTGGAGCCCATCAGCGAGGAGCTGGGCGGCGAGTTCATGTTCAAATGTGACGTGACCTCGGACGAGGACATTGCCGAGGGCGTCAAGCTGGTGGAAGAGCAGTGGGGCGACGTGGACATCATCGTGCACGCCATTGCCTACGCCAACCGCGAGGACCTCAAGGGCCGGTTCATCGATACCAGCCGCGACGGGTACAAGCTGGCCCTGGATGTCTCCTCCTTTTCCCTGGTCGCCCTGTGCAAGGCCTACGAGGGCCTGCTCAACCCGGGCGGCTCCGTGCAGACCCTGAGCTACTACGGCGCGGGCAAGGTGGTGGCCAACTACAACGCCATGGGCGTGGCCAAGGCAGCCCTGGAAGCCTGCGTGCGCTACCTGGCCGTGGATCTCGGCGAAAAGGGCGTGCGCATCAACGCCATCAGCGCCGGCCCGGTGAAGACCATGGCCGCCTCGGCCATCAGCGGCTTCAAGACCATCCTTTCCAAGATCGAGGACCGCGCCCCGTTGCACCGCAACATCACCATCGACGACGTGGGCAAGTGCGCCCTGTACCTGGCCTCGGATCTCTCGTCCGGCACCACCGGCGACGTGATCTTCGTGGATTCCGGCTACAACATCATGGGAGTATAG
- a CDS encoding tetratricopeptide repeat protein translates to MKVVKFSLLLCLTLAWMGCSAGGGRPDEFAKGVEAYDKGDFVIALELLKPFAEQGDSSSQFNIAQIYFMGSEDVPQNFGEAARWYRKAAEQGVPDAQYNLAYLYRNGLGVEQDDTAAVNLYRKAAVQDFVPGQQGLASMYYLGLGVDQSYSEALKWYEKGAELGNAECQFNAGRMYQDGMGIERDYVKALKLMRKAADQGLRIAQGHVGKHYFYGWGIEQDYEKAAKWLLLAAGKGEADAQAFFGMMCLSGLGVKFDEASGLKWIRKSASQGSPQGLNFLAEMYYTGNFVERDYAKAAKLSLAAAEQSDADSALRLACLYGVGNGVAQNRVEALKWAMTASVLGRDEAVEVVQKLTAQLTPAQIAESERLAREWKPTKAK, encoded by the coding sequence GTGAAAGTCGTTAAGTTCTCGTTGTTGCTTTGCCTGACGTTGGCATGGATGGGTTGCTCTGCGGGCGGAGGTCGGCCGGATGAATTCGCCAAAGGGGTAGAGGCATATGACAAAGGAGATTTCGTAATCGCTTTGGAGTTACTTAAGCCGTTTGCGGAACAGGGTGATTCCTCATCACAGTTCAATATAGCCCAAATTTATTTCATGGGGTCGGAAGACGTTCCCCAGAATTTTGGTGAAGCTGCTAGATGGTACCGCAAGGCTGCGGAGCAGGGAGTACCTGATGCCCAGTACAATCTTGCTTATCTGTACCGAAATGGGCTGGGAGTCGAACAGGATGATACCGCCGCTGTAAACCTTTATCGAAAAGCTGCCGTCCAGGATTTTGTCCCAGGCCAGCAAGGGCTGGCATCGATGTATTATCTCGGTCTCGGTGTCGATCAGAGCTATTCGGAGGCCTTGAAGTGGTATGAGAAGGGAGCAGAGTTGGGCAACGCCGAATGCCAGTTCAACGCAGGTCGAATGTATCAGGACGGCATGGGTATTGAACGGGATTACGTCAAAGCTTTGAAGTTGATGCGTAAGGCTGCGGATCAGGGGTTGAGGATCGCACAGGGCCATGTTGGAAAGCATTATTTCTACGGCTGGGGCATTGAACAGGATTATGAGAAGGCCGCCAAATGGCTTCTTTTGGCTGCCGGGAAAGGCGAAGCGGATGCCCAAGCGTTTTTCGGCATGATGTGTCTGAGTGGACTTGGTGTGAAATTTGATGAAGCAAGCGGTTTGAAATGGATCCGAAAAAGTGCTTCCCAAGGCTCGCCGCAGGGATTGAATTTTCTGGCGGAGATGTATTATACAGGCAATTTTGTTGAGCGGGATTACGCTAAAGCAGCCAAGCTGTCTTTGGCTGCGGCAGAACAGAGTGATGCTGATTCTGCATTGAGACTTGCCTGCTTGTATGGGGTTGGCAACGGCGTGGCCCAAAACAGGGTCGAAGCTCTCAAATGGGCCATGACCGCGTCAGTTCTCGGTAGGGATGAAGCCGTCGAGGTCGTGCAAAAGCTTACCGCACAGCTCACCCCCGCCCAGATCGCCGAGTCCGAGCGTCTGGCCCGGGAATGGAAGCCGACAAAGGCGAAGTGA